One window from the genome of Dyadobacter sp. CECT 9275 encodes:
- a CDS encoding proton-conducting transporter transmembrane domain-containing protein gives MILIIELLIVLPLLGFFLSMLVPSQKEGLVSRVTFVTVGIHMIISMFFLVYWLLHSRPVLDEKALLLFKSGTFEFFIDFHFDNVTATYLLVGSFLTFLVAQYSRHYLHREKGYKHFFNTILFFYTGYIIVIFSGNLETLFIGWEMLGVSSFLLIAFYRERYLPVKNAIKVFSIYRLSDLGLLLAMWASHHFWHENITFLKMGGYGVSHKHLLTHSHIGLFISLMFLVAAAAKSAQLPFSSWLPRAMEGPTPSTAIFYGSLSVHLGVFLLLRTFHFWEHQLPVRILVLMLGLVTAVIVTGIARVQASVKSQIAYASIAQIGLIFMEIALGLQNLALFHFAGNAFLRTYQLLASPSVVSYLIREQFYSFSPKAATIETSFPKRLRHTLYILCLKEWNLDSFQFRYFWNPLKTAGKKLRFLTFKRVIIIFIPVCLAVLFWTYNQAAIPPQIKAYLPVTFSFIGLLMVLKSFTERLSSRISWLLVIINHFWVALSVLVNENVGFEPMYLYLSGVVVSGILGYLCLNRLYTLERDISLDQFHGHSYKHPKMALVFLLCCLGLSGFPITPTFIGEALLFSYIREDQIVLASLTALSLITDGLAILRIYARVFLGPPVKSLDGMAYRSS, from the coding sequence ATGATATTGATTATTGAACTCCTTATCGTTCTTCCGTTGCTGGGGTTTTTCCTGAGTATGCTGGTACCTTCCCAAAAAGAAGGCCTGGTCTCTCGGGTAACTTTTGTTACGGTAGGGATTCATATGATCATTTCCATGTTTTTTCTGGTTTACTGGTTATTACATAGCAGGCCAGTATTGGATGAAAAAGCTCTCCTTCTGTTCAAATCCGGTACCTTCGAATTCTTTATCGATTTCCATTTTGATAACGTAACCGCCACTTACCTCCTTGTGGGCTCCTTCCTTACCTTCCTGGTTGCCCAGTACAGCAGACATTACCTCCACAGGGAAAAAGGATACAAGCACTTTTTTAACACGATACTTTTCTTCTATACCGGCTATATTATCGTGATTTTTTCGGGAAATCTTGAAACACTTTTTATTGGCTGGGAGATGTTGGGCGTTTCGTCGTTCCTCCTCATCGCATTCTACCGCGAGCGTTATCTTCCCGTCAAAAATGCCATAAAGGTTTTCTCCATTTACAGGCTCAGCGACCTGGGGCTTCTTCTGGCCATGTGGGCGAGCCATCATTTTTGGCATGAAAACATTACTTTTCTAAAAATGGGAGGCTATGGGGTTTCGCACAAACATTTGCTTACACACAGCCACATCGGCCTTTTTATATCTCTTATGTTCCTGGTTGCAGCCGCTGCGAAATCTGCCCAGCTTCCCTTTTCATCCTGGCTGCCAAGAGCTATGGAAGGGCCAACGCCGTCCACGGCCATTTTTTATGGCTCGCTGTCCGTCCACTTGGGGGTATTTCTTTTATTAAGGACATTTCACTTCTGGGAGCATCAGTTGCCGGTCCGGATACTCGTCCTGATGCTGGGGCTGGTTACCGCAGTCATCGTTACGGGAATAGCCCGGGTGCAGGCATCCGTTAAAAGTCAGATCGCCTATGCTTCCATTGCACAGATAGGTCTGATATTCATGGAGATAGCCTTAGGTTTACAAAACCTTGCGCTGTTCCATTTTGCGGGTAACGCATTTTTAAGAACCTATCAGTTATTAGCGTCCCCGTCTGTGGTAAGTTACCTCATCCGGGAACAATTCTATAGTTTTTCTCCAAAGGCCGCGACCATTGAAACTTCATTTCCTAAAAGGCTCCGGCACACCCTGTATATATTGTGTCTCAAAGAATGGAACCTGGATTCCTTCCAGTTCCGCTATTTTTGGAACCCTCTCAAAACGGCGGGCAAGAAGCTCCGTTTTCTGACATTCAAGCGGGTGATCATCATCTTCATCCCCGTCTGTCTTGCAGTCCTGTTCTGGACTTATAACCAAGCAGCCATACCTCCACAGATCAAAGCTTACCTGCCCGTCACGTTTTCATTCATAGGACTGCTAATGGTCCTGAAATCCTTTACTGAAAGACTCAGCAGCAGAATAAGCTGGCTGCTGGTCATCATCAATCACTTCTGGGTAGCGCTGTCCGTTCTTGTTAATGAAAATGTTGGATTTGAACCGATGTACCTCTACTTGAGCGGGGTGGTTGTTTCCGGTATACTGGGTTATTTATGTCTCAACAGATTATACACACTAGAAAGAGATATTAGCCTGGACCAGTTTCATGGGCATTCTTATAAACATCCGAAAATGGCCCTGGTATTCCTGCTTTGCTGCCTGGGGCTTTCGGGTTTCCCGATCACTCCTACTTTCATAGGAGAAGCTCTGCTTTTTAGCTATATCCGTGAAGACCAAATCGTACTGGCATCTTTGACGGCATTAAGCCTCATTACGGACGGACTCGCCATCCTCAGAATATATGCCCGGGTGTTTCTGGGGCCGCCTGTTAAATCATTAGACGGAATGGCCTACCGGTCGTCTTAA
- a CDS encoding cysteine desulfurase family protein, protein MQLPVYLDNNATTPMDPRVLEEMLPYFTLKFGNAASRSHTYGWEAEEAVEVARERIGELIGARPQEIIFTSGATEGVNLALKGVLENTLTGKHIITCETEHKAVLDTCQHLEKHGYEVTRLPVKPDGVIDTDELQKSIRKDTVLISVMYANNETGVVQPVSEIGTIAKKHRILFFTDATQAIGKIPVDVRDDNIDILSFSGHKIYGPKGVGALYVRRKNPAVSLTAQIDGGGHQRGMRSGTLNVPGIVGLGKAAELCMQEMDQEYHKLRAFRDIFENKMLDLGNVTVNSQDAARLPHCLNISFGGIDGEKLMMQANRDLAFSQSSACTSATLEPSYVLKAMGLEDGMIHNSFRFSFGRFTTDEQVDYAIRIIAQLVTQHRNEMTSNLTGNSVFF, encoded by the coding sequence CTGCAGCTTCCTGTTTACCTGGATAACAACGCAACCACTCCTATGGATCCGCGCGTGCTGGAAGAGATGCTGCCCTATTTTACGCTGAAATTTGGAAATGCGGCCAGCCGTTCGCATACCTATGGATGGGAAGCGGAGGAAGCCGTTGAAGTGGCCCGTGAAAGAATCGGCGAGCTGATAGGGGCCCGTCCGCAGGAAATCATTTTTACCTCTGGAGCAACGGAAGGGGTGAACCTCGCGCTAAAAGGAGTACTGGAAAATACGCTTACCGGCAAACATATCATTACCTGCGAAACCGAACATAAGGCCGTTCTGGATACCTGTCAACATCTTGAAAAACATGGTTACGAAGTCACACGGCTGCCGGTAAAACCAGATGGTGTAATTGACACGGACGAACTGCAAAAATCGATTCGAAAGGATACGGTTCTGATCTCCGTTATGTATGCCAATAATGAAACGGGTGTGGTTCAGCCGGTATCTGAAATTGGTACCATTGCCAAAAAGCACAGGATCTTGTTTTTCACGGATGCTACCCAGGCCATTGGCAAGATACCCGTTGATGTCCGAGACGATAACATTGATATACTGAGTTTCAGCGGACATAAAATTTATGGACCAAAAGGTGTGGGTGCTTTGTATGTAAGAAGAAAAAACCCGGCTGTTTCACTCACCGCTCAGATCGATGGCGGCGGGCATCAGCGCGGAATGAGGAGCGGCACGCTGAATGTTCCCGGTATCGTCGGCCTCGGAAAAGCCGCTGAATTATGCATGCAGGAAATGGATCAGGAATATCACAAGCTCCGTGCATTCCGGGACATATTTGAAAACAAAATGCTTGATCTTGGAAATGTAACGGTTAACAGCCAGGATGCTGCCCGGCTGCCTCATTGTCTGAATATTTCCTTTGGCGGAATTGATGGCGAAAAACTGATGATGCAGGCGAACAGGGATCTGGCGTTTTCCCAAAGTTCGGCCTGCACTTCCGCTACACTGGAACCCAGCTACGTACTGAAAGCAATGGGACTGGAAGACGGGATGATCCATAACTCGTTTCGTTTCAGCTTCGGACGTTTTACCACAGACGAACAGGTAGATTATGCCATCCGGATCATAGCCCAACTGGTCACACAGCACAGGAACGAAATGACCAGCAACCTGACCGGCAATTCCGTATTTTTCTAA
- a CDS encoding XdhC family protein, with protein sequence MKEIRDIIKAYETALLEGKRMALATVVHVEGSSYRRPGARMLVTDDGQLTGAISGGCLEGDALRKALLAISQQKNKLVTYDTTEDDDTALGVQLGCNGIVHILFEPIRPEEKHHPLELLKKVLAQRQNSVLITLFSLNGRNNEQPGTCFLYQEKDDVITTTPEKQHFSSSFSRLKNEAFEKNDSFFQTINIDNQNITSFVEFLPPAPSLIIAGAGNDTIPLTQMASILGWDVTVVDGRAGHATRQRFPAANQVIISRASDVLNDIVPDSRTFFVLMTHNYNYDLALLKTLIPIDDCPYIGTLGPKKKLEKMYDDLLKQGISVTEIQKSKVFGPVGLDIGAETSEEIALSVLAEIKAVLQGKRGISLREKNEPIHSRSSQTVQYSKSVEESFLCAIQSEQF encoded by the coding sequence ATGAAAGAGATCCGCGATATTATAAAAGCTTACGAAACTGCCTTGCTGGAAGGCAAACGAATGGCGCTAGCCACTGTGGTACATGTAGAAGGATCGTCTTACAGGCGGCCCGGTGCCCGTATGCTTGTGACAGACGACGGCCAGCTGACAGGCGCCATCAGCGGCGGCTGCCTGGAAGGTGATGCCCTGCGAAAAGCTCTGCTGGCCATATCCCAGCAAAAAAACAAACTGGTGACCTACGACACAACCGAAGACGATGACACCGCGCTTGGTGTGCAGCTCGGCTGTAATGGTATTGTCCATATCCTCTTTGAGCCGATCAGGCCAGAAGAGAAACATCATCCGCTTGAGTTACTGAAAAAAGTGCTGGCTCAAAGGCAAAATTCCGTATTGATTACCCTTTTCTCTCTCAATGGCAGAAACAACGAACAGCCAGGCACCTGTTTTTTGTATCAGGAAAAAGATGATGTCATCACCACGACACCGGAAAAGCAGCATTTCAGCTCCTCGTTCAGCCGACTGAAAAACGAAGCATTTGAAAAAAATGATTCATTTTTCCAAACCATCAATATTGACAATCAGAACATTACTTCATTTGTTGAGTTTCTTCCTCCTGCACCTTCTCTGATAATAGCAGGTGCAGGAAATGATACCATACCGCTCACACAAATGGCTTCCATACTCGGCTGGGACGTAACTGTGGTGGATGGCCGGGCGGGCCACGCCACCAGGCAACGTTTTCCGGCAGCGAACCAGGTCATCATTTCCAGGGCGAGTGATGTACTGAATGATATCGTCCCCGACTCCCGTACCTTTTTCGTACTGATGACCCATAACTATAATTACGACCTGGCACTGTTAAAAACACTGATACCAATTGACGACTGTCCGTATATAGGTACCCTCGGCCCGAAAAAGAAGCTGGAAAAAATGTATGACGATCTGTTAAAACAGGGAATTTCCGTAACGGAAATTCAGAAGAGTAAAGTCTTCGGGCCCGTTGGACTTGATATTGGAGCCGAAACTTCTGAAGAAATTGCGTTGTCGGTACTGGCAGAAATAAAAGCTGTGCTTCAGGGAAAAAGGGGGATATCATTGCGGGAAAAAAATGAGCCGATCCACAGCCGTTCAAGCCAAACGGTGCAATACTCGAAATCCGTAGAAGAAAGCTTCCTCTGCGCCATCCAGTCCGAGCAGTTTTGA
- a CDS encoding nucleotidyltransferase family protein, producing the protein MKTVPSTGIVILAAGSSSRLGEPKQLLQYRGKSLIRQVTESALMAIGSPVVVVTGCYQKEILEVLEPLPIFPIRNDAWQEGMASSIRTGLEELFRLFPSIQQVILAVSDQPFVTAELLTALITKAIENDNGIIASYYDDTAGTPVLFKKKYFASLMSLEGAQGAKKILKQFKNDITYLSFPAGGTDIDTQVDYQNLINGIPQ; encoded by the coding sequence ATGAAAACGGTACCGTCGACAGGGATTGTCATCCTGGCTGCAGGCAGTTCATCCCGATTAGGTGAGCCAAAACAATTATTACAGTACCGGGGCAAAAGTCTGATCAGGCAGGTAACAGAATCCGCCTTAATGGCTATCGGGTCGCCGGTCGTTGTGGTCACCGGTTGTTATCAAAAAGAAATATTAGAGGTCCTGGAACCGCTTCCGATATTCCCCATCCGGAACGATGCCTGGCAGGAAGGAATGGCCTCTTCGATCCGGACAGGATTGGAAGAATTGTTCCGGTTATTCCCTTCCATTCAACAGGTTATCCTCGCCGTAAGCGACCAGCCTTTTGTAACGGCAGAGCTGTTGACGGCTCTGATAACGAAGGCCATTGAAAATGACAACGGCATCATTGCCAGTTATTACGATGATACCGCAGGAACGCCGGTTCTCTTCAAAAAAAAATATTTTGCCAGCCTGATGTCCCTGGAAGGTGCACAAGGTGCTAAAAAAATCCTGAAACAGTTTAAAAATGACATCACATATCTCTCCTTCCCAGCGGGAGGAACCGATATTGATACCCAGGTTGATTATCAGAACCTGATCAATGGGATACCTCAGTAA
- a CDS encoding helix-turn-helix domain-containing protein, with amino-acid sequence MTYTINDLFMMLGEKIRDIRTLKRLSQENMADLPGIATTAYGDIERNKTELSFQCLLQIAGILEVDISCILSFGEEIPHLFPRPATKARHYNRKELLFALENQKLEIEKLLAAIAQLKAKKEKTELELKYLMEKLDLALLSIRTVTRSPDIYQDYHHLHVAAGSHSCLFPQSAFQEKVKKKLKYVNQPICYFSLFRRDISLDQ; translated from the coding sequence ATGACATACACTATAAACGATTTATTCATGATGCTGGGTGAAAAAATACGGGACATTCGTACATTAAAAAGACTTTCTCAGGAAAATATGGCGGATTTGCCCGGCATTGCCACCACGGCATACGGCGATATTGAGCGGAACAAAACCGAGCTTTCCTTTCAATGTCTTCTGCAAATTGCAGGTATCTTAGAAGTAGATATTAGCTGTATCCTGTCATTTGGTGAGGAGATTCCCCATCTTTTTCCCCGGCCCGCAACCAAAGCTCGCCACTACAACAGAAAAGAACTCCTCTTTGCCCTTGAAAACCAAAAACTGGAAATTGAGAAACTTCTGGCAGCTATTGCACAGCTCAAAGCAAAAAAAGAAAAAACCGAACTTGAGCTTAAATACCTGATGGAGAAATTAGACCTCGCCCTACTAAGCATCCGAACAGTTACACGCTCACCTGACATATACCAGGATTATCACCACTTGCATGTTGCCGCCGGCAGCCATTCCTGCCTGTTTCCCCAATCAGCTTTCCAGGAAAAGGTTAAAAAAAAATTAAAATATGTCAATCAACCGATTTGCTATTTTTCATTATTCCGGCGCGATATATCTTTGGATCAATAA
- a CDS encoding glycosyltransferase family 87 protein: MKRLSEFFSREKIILGVYILLSIVVGIQHYKGGPAKFNNFQIFRAAFGHLVSHQNLHLEYPKEYFDLFLYHPSFCIFFAPFSLLPLPVSLMLWLVCCSAALFYAIRSLPLAHHRKVFFWWFILFELVTSLHSQQTNPLIAAFGLLCFTFLEKGKTRWAALFPLLAFCIKGYGLIYAAMFLFYPRKGQYIGYSILWAAALALLPLPFTGTDHFLQVYRDWYTILIEDHQVNYGFSIMGLLKVWFPAFSPGDVTEVQLAGVVLFGITWLLCLYRKQYLTLEQRLLLLAYASLWVIVFNHAAESPTYVIAIPGVVLFHIVNRERLNPWSTVLIVLVFLFCILAPTDVYPPSLRRNFFQPYLIKVIPCVLVWTVLQIQLLLPHHEN; the protein is encoded by the coding sequence ATGAAACGATTGTCTGAGTTCTTCTCTCGTGAGAAGATCATTCTGGGCGTCTATATCCTGCTGAGTATCGTCGTCGGTATACAGCACTATAAAGGAGGGCCTGCCAAATTCAACAATTTCCAGATTTTCAGGGCAGCGTTCGGCCACCTTGTTTCACACCAAAATCTTCACCTGGAATACCCCAAGGAGTATTTTGATCTTTTTCTCTACCACCCCTCTTTTTGCATTTTTTTCGCACCGTTTTCTTTGCTGCCATTACCCGTCAGTCTCATGCTCTGGCTGGTCTGCTGCTCTGCCGCCCTTTTCTATGCCATCCGGAGCCTGCCGCTTGCCCATCATCGTAAGGTATTTTTCTGGTGGTTCATTCTCTTTGAACTGGTGACATCCCTGCATAGCCAGCAAACCAACCCACTCATTGCAGCGTTTGGCTTGCTATGCTTTACATTTCTTGAAAAAGGCAAAACCCGCTGGGCGGCATTATTCCCACTGCTGGCCTTCTGCATCAAAGGTTATGGGCTCATATACGCAGCAATGTTTTTATTTTACCCGCGTAAAGGACAGTATATAGGTTATTCGATACTTTGGGCCGCAGCACTGGCGCTGCTGCCGTTGCCGTTCACCGGCACAGACCATTTCTTACAAGTTTACCGCGACTGGTATACGATCCTGATCGAGGATCACCAGGTAAACTACGGATTTTCAATCATGGGTTTACTCAAAGTGTGGTTCCCTGCCTTCTCCCCGGGCGACGTCACAGAAGTTCAACTGGCTGGGGTGGTTTTGTTTGGGATTACATGGCTTTTGTGCCTTTACCGAAAACAATACCTGACGCTGGAACAACGGCTGCTGCTCCTTGCCTATGCGTCGTTGTGGGTGATCGTGTTCAACCACGCAGCGGAATCGCCTACGTACGTAATAGCCATTCCCGGCGTAGTGCTCTTTCATATTGTGAACCGCGAAAGGCTGAACCCGTGGTCGACTGTACTAATCGTGCTGGTGTTCCTCTTTTGCATCCTGGCTCCTACCGACGTTTATCCGCCTTCCCTCCGCCGGAATTTTTTCCAACCGTATCTTATCAAAGTGATCCCTTGCGTGCTGGTTTGGACTGTTTTACAAATACAATTATTGCTTCCTCATCATGAAAACTGA
- a CDS encoding glycosyltransferase family 2 protein, translating to MKTEKQVTISIVLPCYNPAPGWSRILQTCICELEEKLPDVTIEYIVSNDGSTGLDSNEVDHLLTLQNVIFQDNAVNEGKGSAIRKGTLVAQGDIIIYTDIDFPFGTDPVVEMAQIFEQNPDCWFVYGNRNSEYFRNLPLKRKLFSKGLQLMNRIFLNKHITDTQAGIKGLRREVLPEVQDTKTNTFVFEVELIRKLIRKGIGIDKVNVSAKPSIVFTDFSMKVLFREAVNFARITILSGLWSDL from the coding sequence ATGAAAACTGAAAAACAGGTAACAATCAGCATTGTGTTGCCCTGCTACAACCCTGCACCTGGCTGGAGCCGGATATTGCAAACCTGCATCTGCGAACTAGAAGAGAAGCTCCCTGATGTAACAATCGAGTATATTGTTTCTAACGATGGCTCCACAGGTCTGGACAGTAACGAGGTAGATCATTTGCTGACACTCCAGAATGTAATATTTCAGGACAACGCGGTGAATGAAGGAAAAGGATCAGCAATCCGCAAGGGTACGCTGGTGGCCCAGGGTGACATTATCATATATACGGATATTGACTTTCCCTTCGGTACTGACCCTGTCGTTGAAATGGCTCAAATATTTGAACAAAACCCTGACTGCTGGTTTGTGTATGGAAACCGTAACAGCGAATATTTCCGTAATCTGCCTCTTAAAAGGAAACTGTTTTCGAAAGGATTACAACTGATGAACCGTATTTTCCTTAACAAACATATTACAGATACACAGGCTGGCATCAAAGGCTTGCGGCGTGAGGTGCTGCCAGAGGTACAGGATACCAAAACAAACACCTTTGTATTTGAAGTGGAGCTAATACGAAAGTTAATACGGAAGGGAATAGGCATCGACAAAGTAAATGTTTCGGCCAAACCTTCTATTGTTTTTACCGATTTCAGTATGAAGGTGCTTTTTCGGGAAGCGGTTAATTTTGCACGTATTACTATTTTGAGTGGGCTATGGAGCGATCTTTAG
- a CDS encoding polysaccharide deacetylase family protein, which yields MERSLVMLTFDLEEFDIPEEYGQKVSEKAQMEVTLDGMYRLLAILDMHDIRVTFFTTGHFAKQNPELIRRLASRHEIASHALYHSPAHAFEEKDILHARGILEEISGQIVKGFRMPRLAPFNRDVLRKWGFRYDSSLNPTWLPGRYNLLKENPLPSVTDGLIELPCSVTPWLRFPLFWLSLKNLPAGIYAWLCVFTLKKRKNLMLYFHPWEFANLREYQLPGYVKNPDGDRLASKLNKLIYELKKRNATFVTCDTYCDHWEQNKKPVV from the coding sequence ATGGAGCGATCTTTAGTAATGCTGACTTTTGACCTCGAAGAATTTGACATTCCGGAGGAGTATGGCCAGAAGGTATCTGAAAAAGCTCAGATGGAGGTAACACTTGACGGAATGTACCGCCTTCTGGCAATACTGGATATGCATGACATCCGTGTGACATTTTTCACAACGGGCCATTTCGCGAAACAAAATCCGGAACTTATCCGGAGGCTTGCCAGCAGACACGAGATTGCCTCACATGCGCTTTACCACTCTCCGGCACACGCATTTGAAGAGAAGGACATTCTGCATGCACGTGGCATTTTGGAAGAAATAAGCGGACAAATAGTGAAAGGATTCAGGATGCCCAGGCTGGCACCGTTTAACAGGGATGTGTTGCGCAAATGGGGTTTCCGGTACGACTCTTCCCTTAATCCGACCTGGTTACCAGGACGCTATAACCTGCTGAAAGAAAACCCCCTTCCTTCTGTTACCGATGGGCTGATCGAACTTCCCTGCTCTGTTACCCCATGGTTACGGTTTCCGCTTTTCTGGCTGTCGCTTAAGAACCTTCCTGCTGGTATATATGCCTGGCTTTGTGTGTTTACCCTCAAAAAGCGTAAAAATCTGATGCTCTATTTCCATCCCTGGGAATTTGCCAACCTCAGGGAATACCAACTCCCCGGTTATGTCAAAAACCCGGATGGTGACCGGCTGGCCTCGAAACTCAACAAGCTTATTTACGAACTTAAAAAACGAAACGCTACTTTTGTAACATGTGATACGTATTGCGACCATTGGGAACAAAACAAAAAGCCGGTTGTGTGA
- a CDS encoding RagB/SusD family nutrient uptake outer membrane protein produces the protein MKKYTVLVVIGLLFFSCDSILDQQLVGSRTDEDYWQTEADLRDAIAGVYGPWATRALGMDDLFFDNQSDDHWRAGDHAEDEEIETYNTDPSNAKIKDTYQYKYEVISRANGVIINGPKVKAAGAISDDSYNSIMGQAYFLRAYAYYRLYLIHGQVPIIKEEHVLNNEYNLPKCESPEVLAKFILEDLNTAVGLLPLHNIAGSVGKGAAWALMTSVYMHLAKSYADSENLNKAITVGKNVIDNYALASDYLTLFRTGNENIEENLFLMMNDMSWINQELLSKHRGPRPWGMYGFNEPMTDLVKEFEAGDKRKTTTIVSDGESVNQAGVKVVHIPGLSNTGHSYFKYMDWVTPETFNHGLNIPFLRAGETYLLVAEAKIRLNGKGAGDAEINALRKRAGIGPVAGADIQALIHESRVELAGENFRYQNLLRWDKAGIYDLTTFLLKPEKVYPADIGRTKWVRPKNYYQPLPQIEIDNSDGVLLQNPDWVN, from the coding sequence ATGAAAAAATATACAGTATTGGTAGTAATCGGGCTACTGTTTTTTTCCTGTGACAGTATCCTCGATCAGCAGTTGGTAGGCAGCCGTACCGACGAGGATTATTGGCAAACCGAAGCGGATTTGCGCGACGCGATTGCGGGCGTATATGGGCCATGGGCCACAAGGGCACTGGGTATGGATGATTTGTTTTTCGATAACCAGAGTGATGATCACTGGCGAGCTGGCGACCATGCCGAAGACGAAGAGATCGAAACCTATAATACAGACCCTTCTAACGCTAAAATAAAAGATACGTATCAGTATAAATACGAGGTGATCAGCCGCGCTAATGGTGTAATTATCAACGGACCAAAGGTGAAAGCAGCAGGTGCTATCAGTGACGATTCGTATAATTCTATTATGGGGCAAGCTTATTTTCTGCGGGCTTATGCCTATTACAGATTGTATCTTATTCATGGACAGGTGCCTATCATCAAGGAAGAGCATGTTTTGAATAATGAATACAACCTGCCCAAGTGTGAGTCGCCTGAAGTGCTGGCGAAATTCATTCTTGAGGATCTGAACACAGCTGTAGGCTTGCTGCCGCTGCACAACATTGCGGGCAGCGTAGGCAAAGGTGCGGCATGGGCACTGATGACTTCCGTTTACATGCATTTGGCAAAGAGTTATGCGGATAGCGAAAATCTGAACAAGGCAATTACGGTTGGCAAAAACGTGATTGATAACTACGCACTCGCCAGCGATTACCTGACCCTTTTCAGAACCGGCAACGAGAATATTGAGGAAAATCTTTTTCTGATGATGAATGATATGTCGTGGATTAACCAGGAATTACTCTCCAAGCATCGTGGTCCGCGTCCCTGGGGCATGTATGGCTTTAACGAGCCAATGACCGACCTGGTGAAAGAGTTTGAAGCAGGAGATAAACGTAAAACAACTACGATCGTGTCGGACGGAGAATCCGTGAATCAGGCCGGCGTGAAGGTTGTGCATATCCCGGGGTTATCTAACACCGGTCACAGTTATTTTAAATACATGGATTGGGTAACACCGGAAACCTTTAATCACGGGCTCAATATTCCTTTCCTTAGGGCCGGGGAAACATATCTTTTAGTAGCTGAGGCAAAGATTCGCCTTAATGGAAAAGGTGCCGGAGATGCGGAGATTAATGCTTTGCGCAAAAGGGCTGGTATTGGTCCGGTGGCAGGCGCAGATATCCAGGCGCTGATACACGAAAGCAGAGTGGAACTGGCAGGTGAGAATTTCAGGTATCAGAACCTGCTGCGTTGGGATAAGGCGGGCATATACGATCTTACAACGTTTTTGCTGAAGCCGGAAAAAGTGTATCCCGCCGACATAGGAAGGACAAAATGGGTGAGACCGAAAAACTATTACCAGCCTTTGCCACAAATAGAAATAGATAATTCGGACGGGGTACTTCTGCAAAACCCGGACTGGGTAAATTAA